The following proteins are encoded in a genomic region of Rhizobium sp. CCGE531:
- a CDS encoding TetR/AcrR family transcriptional regulator — MTENSQGRRGRPANEALGQTIADAACELFVELGFQATTLDKVAQRAKISKLSIYRHFENKEALFSAAIAAGCHQLFAPQTLLEGADGSVEDRLMAVGSLLLRTLLRSDVRSVEAMVMADKTDEKSLGKLHYEAGPAHVIAQIEALLRQLHAKAVLNVPDPRQSARLFAALFKGSDLLMIARFDEARAGDDNEIESYCRSAVAMFIAAHGGNDHAGG, encoded by the coding sequence GTGACCGAAAATAGCCAGGGCCGGCGCGGCCGGCCCGCCAACGAGGCGCTTGGCCAAACGATAGCCGACGCCGCGTGCGAACTCTTTGTGGAATTGGGTTTTCAAGCGACGACATTGGACAAGGTCGCCCAGCGAGCGAAGATATCCAAGCTCAGCATCTATCGGCACTTCGAGAACAAGGAGGCGCTGTTCAGCGCGGCCATCGCGGCCGGCTGCCATCAGTTGTTTGCACCACAGACCCTTCTTGAAGGCGCCGACGGTTCGGTCGAAGATCGGCTGATGGCGGTGGGATCATTACTGCTTCGCACGCTGTTGAGATCAGACGTCCGCAGTGTCGAAGCCATGGTCATGGCTGACAAGACGGATGAAAAGTCGTTAGGCAAGCTCCATTACGAAGCCGGCCCTGCTCATGTCATCGCCCAGATCGAGGCCCTGTTGCGTCAGTTGCACGCGAAGGCGGTTCTGAACGTGCCCGATCCTCGCCAGTCCGCCCGCTTGTTTGCCGCGCTTTTCAAAGGATCCGATCTCCTGATGATCGCACGCTTCGATGAGGCGAGAGCAGGGGACGACAACGAAATCGAATCCTATTGCCGGTCGGCCGTCGCCATGTTCATCGCCGCGCACGGTGGCAACGACCACGCGGGCGGATAG
- a CDS encoding di-heme oxidoredictase family protein, with protein MTSIPANRALLPALAAVFLVVSITLAAAGILDFPATRTDLASEQLTRVRDVTRATADFSKAEPYEAMQGGALTSIDPVNRDIFSQPSANLGSERGQDFHLGNALFRKLWVSAPSSTQASDGLGPLFNARSCQSCHIRDGRGHPPNVAGTAATSMVLRLARTAITPEEEQAIRDFHALNFPDSTYGAQLQDLAVPGLAAEGKVAVSYSEEMVTLAGGETVTLRKPAYGVSDLAYGPLDPTTTISQRIAPPMIGLGLIEAIADADILANADPDDKKGTGIRGRPAIVHDHRTGEVALGRFGWKAQNATVRDQVADAFSADIGISTPDRPNAYGDCTAKEPQCLAMPNGVQKRLGDTEAPDPVLPLVTFYSENLAVPARRKASFPDVLHGKEMFYRSGCAACHTPKFVTRDNLKGSDGKDSPQAFQLIWPYSDFLLHDMGEGLSDGQQVGVASGRDWRTPPLWGIGLTQTVSGRQTYLHDGRAGTLTEAILWHGGEAEKARNAFAGLSKDDRQALINFLESL; from the coding sequence ATGACAAGCATCCCGGCCAACCGCGCCCTGCTGCCCGCCCTCGCCGCGGTTTTTTTGGTTGTTTCGATCACCCTGGCCGCCGCCGGCATTCTCGACTTTCCGGCAACCCGCACCGATCTTGCGTCCGAACAGCTGACGCGGGTGCGCGACGTCACCCGCGCGACCGCGGATTTCTCCAAGGCCGAGCCCTATGAAGCGATGCAGGGCGGCGCGCTGACCTCGATCGATCCCGTCAACCGCGATATCTTCTCGCAGCCATCGGCCAATCTGGGCTCGGAGCGCGGACAGGATTTCCATCTCGGCAACGCCCTCTTTCGCAAGCTCTGGGTTTCGGCCCCTTCTTCGACGCAGGCTTCCGATGGGCTGGGACCGCTGTTCAACGCCCGCTCCTGCCAGAGCTGCCACATCCGTGACGGCCGCGGCCATCCGCCTAATGTCGCCGGAACTGCCGCGACCTCGATGGTCCTGCGCCTGGCACGGACCGCCATCACGCCGGAAGAAGAGCAGGCAATCAGGGATTTCCACGCGCTGAATTTTCCGGACTCCACCTATGGCGCGCAGCTGCAGGATCTCGCCGTGCCCGGACTTGCCGCCGAGGGCAAGGTGGCGGTCAGCTACAGTGAGGAGATGGTGACGCTTGCGGGCGGCGAGACAGTGACATTGCGCAAGCCGGCATATGGCGTGAGCGACCTCGCCTATGGACCGCTCGACCCCACGACGACAATTTCGCAGCGCATCGCGCCGCCGATGATCGGCCTCGGCCTGATCGAGGCCATTGCGGACGCCGACATCCTTGCCAATGCCGATCCTGACGACAAGAAAGGCACCGGCATTCGCGGCCGCCCAGCCATCGTCCACGATCACCGCACGGGCGAGGTCGCGCTCGGCCGTTTCGGCTGGAAGGCGCAGAACGCCACCGTGCGCGACCAGGTGGCGGATGCCTTCTCAGCCGATATCGGTATTTCGACGCCGGACCGGCCGAACGCCTATGGCGATTGCACTGCCAAGGAACCGCAATGCCTTGCCATGCCGAACGGTGTGCAGAAGCGGCTGGGCGATACGGAAGCGCCGGATCCGGTCCTTCCGCTCGTCACCTTCTATTCCGAAAATCTCGCCGTGCCGGCCCGCCGCAAGGCGAGCTTTCCCGATGTGCTGCACGGCAAGGAGATGTTCTACCGCTCGGGCTGCGCGGCCTGCCACACGCCGAAATTCGTGACCCGCGACAACCTCAAGGGCAGCGACGGCAAGGACTCTCCGCAGGCCTTCCAGCTGATCTGGCCCTATTCCGACTTCCTGCTGCATGACATGGGCGAAGGCCTTTCTGACGGGCAGCAGGTGGGCGTGGCATCCGGTCGCGATTGGCGTACGCCACCGCTCTGGGGTATAGGCCTGACGCAGACGGTGAGCGGCCGGCAAACCTATCTGCATGACGGCCGCGCCGGCACCTTGACCGAAGCCATCCTCTGGCATGGAGGAGAGGCGGAAAAAGCCCGCAATGCATTCGCCGGCCTCTCGAAGGACGATCGGCAAGCTCTCATCAACTTTCTGGAGTCTCTTTGA
- a CDS encoding alpha/beta hydrolase encodes MMMTRRNFSTAIVAGAAASLISARGMAASNPAAASDTAKSAPLKARNVVLAHGLFADGSCWTEVIARLQAKGLNCTAVQNPLTTLPEAVASVQRVLDRQDGPTVLVGHSFSGMLVTEAGVHPKVSALVYVAARAPDAGEDYTALAKTYPTPPASAGIVFDGDEGRLTEEAFLRDFAGDLPKAKAEVLYAVQEPFQKALLTGKTTQAAWRSKPSWYAVSTEDRTINPDLERFMAKRMGAKTIEVKASHLSLISHPDTIARLILEAAGH; translated from the coding sequence ATGATGATGACCAGACGGAATTTCTCGACCGCCATTGTTGCCGGCGCCGCCGCCTCCCTCATTTCCGCGCGCGGCATGGCCGCCAGCAACCCGGCTGCGGCCTCCGACACGGCCAAGTCCGCGCCATTGAAGGCCCGCAACGTCGTGCTGGCGCATGGACTTTTCGCAGACGGCTCCTGCTGGACCGAGGTCATCGCCCGGCTGCAGGCCAAGGGGCTGAACTGTACGGCGGTGCAGAACCCGTTGACGACGCTTCCCGAAGCGGTCGCGTCGGTGCAGCGTGTTCTCGATCGCCAGGACGGCCCGACCGTCCTCGTCGGCCATTCCTTCTCCGGTATGCTCGTCACCGAAGCCGGCGTGCATCCGAAGGTTTCTGCGCTCGTCTATGTCGCGGCCCGCGCGCCGGATGCCGGTGAAGATTATACGGCGCTCGCCAAGACATACCCGACACCCCCCGCCTCGGCAGGCATCGTGTTCGACGGCGATGAAGGGCGACTGACCGAGGAAGCTTTCCTGCGCGATTTCGCCGGCGACCTGCCCAAGGCGAAGGCCGAGGTGCTTTACGCCGTGCAGGAGCCCTTCCAAAAGGCATTGCTGACGGGCAAGACCACCCAGGCCGCCTGGCGCAGCAAGCCGAGCTGGTATGCCGTTTCCACCGAGGACAGGACGATCAATCCGGATCTGGAGCGCTTCATGGCCAAGCGCATGGGCGCAAAGACCATCGAGGTGAAGGCCAGCCATCTCTCGCTGATCTCGCATCCCGATACGATCGCCCGCCTGATCCTGGAAGCCGCCGGGCATTGA
- a CDS encoding PaaI family thioesterase produces the protein MTGPDDTGTSGDFRTRIRTSFERQAAMATIGAELTRVEHGTVEIELPFDVKLTQQHGILHAGIIAAALDSACGFAAYSVIDPSASILTIEFKVNLMSPGRGERFLFRGDVTKPGTTIIVADGRGYAIGDGPAKLIASMTGTMMVIRGREGISG, from the coding sequence ATGACAGGGCCAGATGATACGGGGACCAGCGGCGATTTTCGGACCCGCATCCGAACGAGCTTCGAGCGGCAGGCGGCGATGGCGACGATCGGCGCGGAACTGACGCGCGTCGAGCACGGCACGGTGGAAATCGAGCTGCCGTTCGATGTGAAGCTGACGCAACAGCATGGCATCCTGCACGCCGGCATCATCGCCGCGGCGCTGGATTCGGCCTGCGGCTTTGCGGCCTACAGCGTCATCGACCCTTCGGCATCGATCCTGACCATCGAATTCAAGGTCAACCTGATGTCGCCGGGACGAGGCGAGCGCTTCCTGTTTCGCGGCGATGTCACCAAGCCCGGCACGACGATCATCGTCGCCGACGGCCGCGGCTATGCCATCGGCGACGGACCGGCCAAGCTGATTGCCTCGATGACGGGAACGATGATGGTCATCCGGGGCAGAGAGGGAATTAGCGGATGA
- a CDS encoding DUF1513 domain-containing protein encodes MRSGLIDRRAFVRGAGVTFLAALKPGALMALERADAVYASGMRAADGSFAVATVTEQGRIIDQVALPARAHGMAFSKATGKTVAFARRPGTYAMIFDPWNKAEPIVIAAKEGRHFYGHGTFSPDGRLLYASENDFDNNRGIIGLYDSSNRFARIGEYETYGVGPHDMTVSDDGKYLIVANGGIETHPDFGRTKLNLDHMEPSLTLIDAAGGRLIEKHTLPAQHAQVSTRHVDIDASGRVWFACQYEGRRNDLPPLVGHFARGEDLTFVTLPDETTRALGNYVGAIAVNRAENRIGVTSPVEGTSVTLDAKTGKVLKVESIANAAGIAPARHGFAVSSYGGDFLGEHSDVAWDQHIVRIARG; translated from the coding sequence ATGCGCAGCGGCCTCATTGACCGAAGAGCGTTCGTTAGAGGTGCAGGTGTAACCTTCCTTGCGGCGCTCAAGCCCGGTGCCTTGATGGCGCTGGAGCGAGCCGATGCCGTCTATGCCTCCGGCATGCGCGCCGCCGACGGCTCCTTTGCCGTGGCGACGGTGACCGAACAGGGGCGTATCATCGATCAGGTCGCGCTGCCCGCGCGTGCCCATGGCATGGCCTTTTCCAAGGCGACGGGCAAGACCGTCGCCTTCGCGCGCCGTCCCGGCACCTATGCGATGATCTTCGATCCCTGGAACAAGGCCGAGCCGATCGTGATTGCCGCCAAAGAGGGGCGGCATTTCTACGGGCACGGCACGTTTTCGCCCGACGGCAGGCTGCTCTATGCCAGCGAGAATGATTTCGACAACAATCGCGGCATCATCGGGCTCTATGATAGCTCTAACCGTTTCGCCCGCATCGGCGAGTACGAGACTTATGGCGTCGGCCCGCACGACATGACGGTTTCGGACGACGGCAAGTATCTGATCGTCGCCAATGGCGGCATCGAGACCCATCCGGATTTCGGCCGCACCAAGCTCAACCTCGACCATATGGAGCCGTCGCTGACGCTGATCGACGCCGCCGGCGGGCGGCTGATCGAGAAGCACACGCTGCCGGCACAGCATGCCCAGGTCTCGACGCGGCATGTCGACATCGACGCCAGCGGCCGGGTCTGGTTTGCCTGCCAGTATGAAGGCCGTCGCAACGACCTTCCGCCGCTTGTCGGCCATTTCGCGAGGGGCGAGGATCTGACTTTCGTCACCCTGCCCGACGAGACCACCCGGGCGCTTGGCAATTATGTCGGCGCCATCGCCGTCAATCGCGCCGAAAACCGCATCGGCGTCACGTCTCCGGTCGAAGGGACCTCGGTGACGCTCGATGCAAAGACGGGCAAGGTGCTGAAGGTGGAGAGCATCGCCAACGCGGCTGGCATCGCGCCGGCCCGCCATGGCTTTGCCGTCTCCTCCTATGGCGGCGATTTCCTCGGCGAGCACAGCGATGTCGCCTGGGACCAGCACATCGTGCGCATCGCCCGCGGCTGA
- a CDS encoding 5'-methylthioadenosine/S-adenosylhomocysteine nucleosidase (Enables the cleavage of the glycosidic bond in both 5'-methylthioadenosine and S-adenosylhomocysteine) — protein sequence MKFELKRVSGKSILFVMAAEAEYGPFLRSRVDPLMTGVGPVEAAIALTRAFAQLEAQGDLPDLVVSLGSAGSAKLEQTEVYQVTSVSYRDMDASPLGFEKGRTPFLDLPATIELPLRIPTIAEGSLSTGANIVSGAEAYERIGTDMVDMETFAVLRACQIYGLPLIGLRGISDGQIELQRISDWTEYLHVIDRKLSYAVDGLFTALEDGVFWF from the coding sequence ATGAAATTTGAATTGAAGCGCGTGTCGGGCAAATCGATCCTGTTCGTCATGGCGGCCGAGGCTGAATATGGCCCCTTCCTGCGCTCGCGCGTCGATCCGCTGATGACGGGCGTCGGCCCGGTCGAAGCGGCCATCGCGCTGACCCGCGCCTTCGCGCAGCTCGAGGCGCAGGGCGACCTGCCCGATCTCGTGGTTTCGCTCGGTTCGGCCGGCTCCGCCAAGCTGGAGCAGACGGAAGTCTATCAGGTCACTTCCGTTTCCTACCGCGACATGGATGCCTCGCCGCTCGGCTTCGAGAAGGGCCGCACACCCTTTCTGGACCTCCCCGCGACGATCGAACTGCCCTTGCGCATCCCCACCATTGCCGAGGGCAGCCTTTCGACGGGTGCCAATATCGTCTCCGGCGCGGAGGCCTATGAGCGCATCGGCACGGACATGGTCGATATGGAAACCTTCGCGGTGCTGCGCGCCTGCCAGATTTACGGCCTGCCGCTGATCGGCCTGCGCGGCATTTCCGACGGCCAGATCGAGCTGCAGCGCATTTCCGACTGGACGGAATATCTCCATGTGATCGACCGCAAACTGTCCTACGCCGTCGACGGCCTGTTTACCGCGCTGGAAGACGGCGTATTCTGGTTCTAA
- a CDS encoding DUF2252 family protein, whose product MTTILQSVTAYETWMRAQLGADLVEVGLAKKHKLMKGDSFSFLRGTYWRWAETILDICPDLRNAPQLLAIGDTHLENFGTWRDEEGRLVWGANDFDEAAVMPYALDLVRLATSAILARGDDGPTPRLVADSILAGYRRGLRQPSPVILERDYKWLRNAVLLPNAERKAFWEKYRNLPPATDPVADRYLKALHKALPEPATAFEPKPRLAGTGSLGRPRFVAYVEWRGGPVLREVKALLQSGWSLKHNPSDKKIRTGIIAGGRARSPDPRYQVDGTLLVRRLSPNSRKIEVDGDAQVLLSPDMLDLMGFEIANCHGGDASLIPGILADLDARGSDWLRAAAKAATIAVSAEQAEFARKG is encoded by the coding sequence ATGACGACGATCCTGCAATCGGTAACGGCCTACGAGACCTGGATGCGGGCGCAGCTCGGCGCCGATCTGGTGGAAGTCGGGCTGGCGAAGAAGCACAAGCTGATGAAGGGCGACAGCTTCTCTTTCCTGCGCGGAACCTATTGGCGCTGGGCCGAGACCATCCTCGACATTTGTCCCGACCTCAGGAACGCCCCGCAGCTATTGGCGATTGGCGATACGCATCTCGAAAATTTCGGCACCTGGCGCGATGAGGAGGGACGGCTCGTCTGGGGCGCCAATGATTTCGACGAGGCCGCCGTCATGCCCTATGCGCTCGACCTCGTGCGTCTTGCCACGAGTGCTATTCTGGCGCGTGGCGATGACGGGCCGACGCCGCGCCTCGTTGCCGACAGCATCCTGGCCGGCTATCGCCGCGGCTTGCGGCAGCCGTCTCCGGTCATTCTCGAGCGCGATTACAAATGGCTGCGCAACGCCGTGCTGCTGCCGAATGCCGAGCGCAAGGCTTTCTGGGAAAAATATCGCAATCTGCCGCCGGCGACCGATCCCGTCGCGGACCGCTATCTCAAGGCGTTGCACAAGGCACTGCCGGAGCCGGCGACGGCATTCGAGCCGAAGCCGCGTCTGGCCGGTACCGGCAGCCTGGGCCGTCCACGCTTCGTCGCCTATGTCGAATGGCGCGGCGGGCCGGTATTGCGTGAGGTCAAGGCGCTGCTGCAGTCCGGTTGGTCGCTGAAGCACAATCCATCCGACAAGAAAATCCGCACCGGGATCATCGCCGGCGGTCGGGCGCGTTCGCCTGATCCGCGTTATCAGGTGGACGGCACCTTGCTGGTGCGCCGCTTGTCGCCCAACAGCCGCAAGATCGAAGTCGACGGCGATGCACAGGTGCTGCTATCACCCGATATGCTGGATCTGATGGGCTTCGAAATCGCCAATTGCCATGGCGGAGACGCATCGCTCATCCCGGGCATTCTTGCCGATCTCGATGCCCGAGGTTCGGATTGGCTGCGTGCGGCAGCCAAGGCGGCCACCATCGCGGTCAGTGCGGAACAGGCGGAGTTCGCCAGGAAGGGTTAG
- the guaA gene encoding glutamine-hydrolyzing GMP synthase, protein MTQTAHPDTVLIVDFGSQVTQLIARRVREAGVYCEIVPFQSAEAGFKRLQPKAVILSGSPASTVDEGSPRAPQIIFDSGIPVFGICYGQQTMCMQLGGKVESGHHREFGRAFLDVNTDCALFEGLWSAGSRHQVWMSHGDRVTALPDGFEVVATSSNAPYAFIADEKRRYYGVQFHPEVVHTPDGAKLIGNFIHNIAGIKGDWSMSAYRAKAVQAIRDQVGDKRVICALSGGVDSSVAALLIHEAVGDQLTCILVDHGLMRKDEAANVVAMFSEHYNLHLLHVDASDRFIGELEGVSDPETKRKIIGRLFIETFEEEAKKLGGADFLGQGTLYPDVIESVSFTGGPSVTIKSHHNVGGLPERMKMQLVEPLRELFKDEVRALGKELGLPDSFIGRHPFPGPGLAIRCPGGITREKLEILREADAIYLDEIRKAGLYDAIWQAFAVLLPVQTVGVMGDGRTYEFVCALRAVTSVDGMTADFYHYDMEFLGRAATRIINEVRGINRVVYDVTSKPPGTIEWE, encoded by the coding sequence ATGACCCAGACAGCACATCCAGACACCGTTCTCATCGTCGATTTTGGCAGCCAGGTGACGCAGCTCATCGCACGCCGCGTGCGCGAAGCGGGTGTCTACTGCGAAATCGTCCCCTTCCAATCCGCCGAAGCCGGTTTCAAGCGGCTGCAGCCGAAGGCCGTGATCCTCTCTGGCAGCCCGGCCTCGACCGTCGACGAAGGCTCGCCGCGGGCGCCGCAGATCATCTTCGACAGCGGTATTCCGGTGTTCGGCATCTGCTACGGCCAGCAGACCATGTGCATGCAGCTCGGCGGCAAGGTCGAGAGCGGCCATCATCGCGAATTCGGCCGCGCCTTCCTGGACGTCAACACGGATTGCGCCCTGTTCGAGGGCCTCTGGTCGGCCGGCTCGCGCCATCAGGTCTGGATGAGCCACGGCGACCGCGTCACTGCGCTGCCCGATGGCTTCGAAGTGGTCGCCACCTCCTCGAACGCGCCTTACGCCTTCATCGCCGACGAGAAGCGCAGATATTACGGCGTGCAGTTCCATCCGGAAGTCGTGCATACACCCGACGGCGCCAAGCTGATCGGCAATTTCATCCACAACATCGCCGGCATCAAGGGCGACTGGTCGATGTCGGCCTATCGCGCCAAGGCGGTGCAGGCGATCCGCGATCAGGTCGGCGACAAGCGCGTCATCTGCGCATTGTCCGGCGGCGTCGATTCCTCCGTTGCCGCGCTGCTGATCCACGAGGCCGTCGGCGACCAGCTCACCTGTATCCTCGTCGACCACGGCCTGATGCGCAAGGACGAGGCGGCCAACGTCGTCGCCATGTTCAGCGAGCACTACAATCTGCATCTCTTGCATGTGGACGCTTCCGACCGCTTCATCGGCGAGTTGGAAGGTGTCAGCGACCCCGAGACCAAGCGCAAGATCATCGGCCGTCTCTTCATCGAAACGTTCGAAGAAGAAGCCAAGAAACTGGGCGGCGCCGATTTCCTCGGCCAGGGCACGCTCTATCCCGATGTCATCGAGAGCGTTTCCTTCACCGGCGGCCCCTCGGTCACCATCAAGTCGCACCACAATGTCGGCGGCCTGCCGGAGCGCATGAAGATGCAGCTCGTCGAGCCGCTGCGCGAACTTTTCAAGGATGAGGTGCGCGCGCTCGGCAAGGAGCTCGGCCTGCCCGACAGCTTCATCGGCCGCCACCCCTTCCCCGGCCCGGGCCTTGCCATCCGCTGCCCCGGCGGCATCACCCGCGAGAAGCTGGAGATCCTGCGCGAAGCCGATGCCATCTATCTCGACGAGATCCGCAAGGCCGGCCTCTACGACGCCATCTGGCAGGCATTCGCCGTGCTCTTGCCGGTCCAGACCGTCGGCGTCATGGGCGACGGCCGCACCTACGAATTCGTCTGCGCGCTGCGCGCCGTTACCTCCGTCGACGGCATGACGGCGGATTTCTACCACTACGACATGGAATTCCTCGGCCGCGCCGCGACCCGCATCATCAACGAAGTCCGCGGCATCAACCGCGTGGTCTACGACGTGACTTCGAAGCCGCCCGGCACGATCGAGTGGGAGTGA
- a CDS encoding NAD(P)/FAD-dependent oxidoreductase has translation MDDVIIIGGSFAGLAAALQLGRARRKVTVLDTGLPRNRFAGHSHGLLGHDHKPPLDILAEARQQLARYPTVKLVNARADSVSGAIDNFSVLTGDGESFGARRLILSYGVADQMPDVPGFAESWGTSIVPCPYCDGFEVAGQHWGLVWSGPQSHTYVRLYHDWTDTLTVFADGHDIAPDIRADLARRNIPVVDGRITEIARHGGHNATVKLDTAPNVTVDILFAHPRNKPSASLHESLGLATVNTPLGIALKADERRETSTPGIYAAGDLANPAMASVTTAISLGATAGISAQQSMLV, from the coding sequence ATGGATGACGTCATCATCATCGGCGGCAGCTTTGCCGGCCTCGCCGCCGCGCTGCAGCTCGGCCGTGCCCGCCGCAAGGTCACCGTTCTCGATACCGGCCTGCCGCGCAATCGTTTCGCCGGCCACTCGCATGGCCTGCTCGGCCACGACCACAAGCCACCGCTGGACATTCTGGCTGAGGCGCGGCAGCAACTGGCGCGTTATCCCACGGTCAAGCTGGTCAATGCCCGGGCCGACAGCGTCTCCGGCGCCATCGACAATTTCTCCGTCCTCACTGGCGATGGCGAAAGCTTCGGCGCGCGCCGCCTGATCCTGAGCTATGGCGTTGCCGACCAGATGCCTGATGTTCCGGGCTTTGCCGAAAGCTGGGGCACATCCATCGTGCCCTGCCCCTATTGCGACGGCTTTGAAGTCGCCGGCCAGCATTGGGGCCTCGTCTGGTCCGGGCCGCAGTCGCACACTTATGTCAGGCTGTACCATGATTGGACCGACACGTTGACGGTCTTCGCCGATGGTCACGACATTGCACCCGATATCCGGGCCGATCTGGCGCGCCGCAACATACCTGTCGTTGATGGCCGGATCACCGAGATCGCCCGCCACGGGGGCCATAATGCCACTGTCAAGCTCGATACCGCCCCCAATGTCACGGTCGACATCCTGTTCGCGCATCCGCGCAACAAGCCGTCCGCAAGCCTGCATGAATCACTGGGCCTCGCCACGGTCAATACGCCCCTCGGCATTGCCCTCAAGGCCGACGAACGCCGCGAAACCAGCACACCCGGCATCTACGCCGCCGGCGATCTTGCAAATCCAGCGATGGCCTCGGTCACCACGGCAATATCGCTCGGCGCGACGGCGGGTATCTCCGCCCAGCAGTCGATGCTGGTTTGA
- a CDS encoding imelysin family protein, translating into MRHWKRLAASLLLTVAALPAHAEDATTTGAGLNEAAVPAVLQKAVDDVIRPGYGAMHGSASKLTSAMKALCADPTDATLSGAKSAFGDTVKNWSRIEIVDTGPIIEKNRREHILFYPDRKGVGLKQVQALIVKADEQDTTVEAVAGKSVALMSMTALEYVLFGNGSDVLSKDKQSFRCRYGAAVAGNIENTAKEIADEWDAPDGVQKSWKYPGKSSDDFMDNKEAVTALLGILVHGAANVRDQRLETFYKGDQATARPKMAIYWRSSNSWISLSGNIEGLKALWEKADMASLLPSDKRVVATKIGGLLNELATTASTINPDIEAAIGNDGERAKIDRLLSISRDLATSFSDDYGGAIGLSAGFSFADGD; encoded by the coding sequence ATGCGCCACTGGAAACGCCTCGCTGCCAGCCTTCTCCTTACCGTCGCGGCCCTGCCCGCCCATGCCGAGGATGCAACAACCACCGGCGCCGGATTGAACGAAGCGGCGGTGCCGGCCGTGCTGCAGAAGGCGGTGGACGACGTCATCCGCCCGGGCTACGGCGCCATGCACGGCTCCGCCTCGAAACTGACATCGGCGATGAAGGCGCTTTGCGCCGACCCCACGGACGCGACGCTTTCCGGCGCCAAATCAGCCTTCGGCGATACGGTGAAAAACTGGTCACGCATCGAGATCGTCGATACCGGCCCGATCATCGAGAAGAACCGCCGCGAGCACATCCTCTTTTATCCCGACCGCAAGGGTGTTGGCCTCAAGCAGGTGCAGGCGCTGATCGTCAAGGCGGACGAGCAAGACACGACCGTCGAGGCCGTCGCCGGCAAGAGCGTGGCGCTGATGAGCATGACGGCGCTGGAATATGTGCTCTTCGGCAATGGTTCGGATGTTCTTAGCAAAGACAAGCAGAGCTTCCGCTGCCGCTATGGCGCGGCGGTTGCCGGCAATATCGAAAACACCGCCAAGGAAATCGCCGACGAGTGGGATGCGCCCGACGGCGTGCAGAAATCCTGGAAATATCCCGGCAAGTCCAGCGATGATTTCATGGACAACAAGGAGGCCGTGACGGCGCTGCTCGGCATTCTCGTGCATGGAGCCGCCAATGTCCGCGACCAGCGGCTGGAAACCTTCTACAAGGGCGATCAGGCAACGGCGCGGCCGAAGATGGCGATCTACTGGCGTTCGTCCAACAGCTGGATATCGTTATCAGGCAATATCGAGGGTCTGAAGGCGCTCTGGGAAAAGGCCGACATGGCAAGCCTGCTGCCATCGGACAAGCGCGTCGTCGCCACCAAGATCGGCGGCCTGCTGAACGAGCTCGCGACAACGGCATCGACGATCAATCCGGATATCGAGGCGGCCATCGGCAACGATGGGGAGCGCGCCAAGATCGATAGGCTGCTCTCCATCAGCCGCGACCTCGCCACCAGCTTCAGCGACGACTATGGCGGCGCCATCGGGCTTTCGGCCGGCTTCTCCTTCGCGGACGGAGACTGA